The genomic segment GGCTCATGCACGGTCTCGAGATCGTCGATCCCGACGCCGCGGGGCCGCGAGACGTCTCGCCGGCCCCGGATCCCGCCCTCGCGCGGACGATAGCGAGCCGTCTCGTCGACGCCGGCATCGTGATCGGTGTCGGCGGATTTTACAAGAGCACGCTCCGAATCCAGCCGCCGCTGACGATCGAACGCGAGCAGCTGGAAGCGATCGTTACGGGGCTTCGTGAAGCGCTCGAGGCCGAAACCGCCGGCTGAGCCAGTATTCGAGGCCGGCGCGGCCGACACTTCCGCGCCGGCGAGCGTTCCCTCTCACTGCCAGAGGTTCGGTACGTACCGTCCGAAATAGGGTATCTCCTGTGCCGCGGGCGAGAGGGAGAACAGGACGAGGCCGAGGCCGGTCCAGGCGAAGACGATCACCCACTCGTACGGCCAGACGAGTTCCGACGGTCCGCCGGGAAGGTACAGGAAGATGAGAAACGCCGTGAGGACGAACGCCGCGGCTCCGACTGCGTATCCCGCGGGAACTCTGTACGGTCGGTCCATCTCCGGTTCGCGACGTCGGAGGACGAGGAACGAAACCGCCACGAGGAACCACGCGACGACGATCCCTAACCCGCCCGCGTTGATGATCCAGGTGAGCATCTGCTCGCCGAAAAACGGCGCGAGCACCGAAAGGACCCCGATGAGCAGGATCGCGTTACTCGGCGTGTTGTACGTCGGATGGACATTCGAAAGGGAGCCCGGAAGCATTCCCGATTCCGAAAGCGCGTAGATCGCCCGACTCCCGCCGATGATAAACGCGTTCCAACTCGTCAGGATCCCGGCGATACCCGCGATAGCCATGATCTGGCCAATCCGGTCGCTACCGAAGAGCGTCGCCATGGCCGCTGCGGCCGGAAGTGGACTTTCGACGAGCTGGGTTCCCGGCATCGCCCGACTCGCCCCCCAGATGACGGCGATGTAAAAGAGCGCAGCGAAGACGACGGACGCGAGAATCAGCATTCCGAGCGATCCCGAGGAGAAATCGATTTCTTCGGCCGATTGCGGGATGACGTCGAAGCCGACGAACATGAACGGCGTCATGAGGGTGACGGCGAAGATACCCGCGACACCCGCCGTTATCGGCGGATCGGGCGAAGGTTCGCCGCCAGCGATCGATCCTGCAACGAGCGTAATTCCCGCTAATCCGATTACGACGGTCATAATGACCTGAAATTGGGCTGCCGGGCGAATGCCGAGATAGTTCAATCCCGTCATCCCGGCCGCACCGACGATACCGACGAGGATCCACGTGGCGTAAACGGGTTCGCCAGCTATCTGCCATAATTCGATCGTGTTGAACCCTGGCACGACGAACGCCATCGCAGACGGGAGCGCGACCGCTTCGAACGCTACCACGGCCACGTATCCAAACGTGATCGCCCACGTACAAATGAACGAACCGATCGGTCCGAGTGCGCGCAAGCTGTACACGT from the Natronococcus sp. AD-5 genome contains:
- a CDS encoding APC family permease, with the translated sequence MAEPETSELAKVLSRRDVLVLSFGAMIGWGWIILTGDWILQGGPVGAILAFVLGGFIVCIVALVYGELAAAMPFAGGEHVYSLRALGPIGSFICTWAITFGYVAVVAFEAVALPSAMAFVVPGFNTIELWQIAGEPVYATWILVGIVGAAGMTGLNYLGIRPAAQFQVIMTVVIGLAGITLVAGSIAGGEPSPDPPITAGVAGIFAVTLMTPFMFVGFDVIPQSAEEIDFSSGSLGMLILASVVFAALFYIAVIWGASRAMPGTQLVESPLPAAAAMATLFGSDRIGQIMAIAGIAGILTSWNAFIIGGSRAIYALSESGMLPGSLSNVHPTYNTPSNAILLIGVLSVLAPFFGEQMLTWIINAGGLGIVVAWFLVAVSFLVLRRREPEMDRPYRVPAGYAVGAAAFVLTAFLIFLYLPGGPSELVWPYEWVIVFAWTGLGLVLFSLSPAAQEIPYFGRYVPNLWQ